In Halorientalis sp. LT38, a genomic segment contains:
- a CDS encoding Hvo_1808 family surface protein, translated as MNRRTTGAILLLALVALAGCNAPIDDAGRPDPLFDRIGWEDGHWHDDPVSVTTEDGLNQSEREAVTARAMARLEHIRGKEFRRSVSVAVVSREEYRERYGGSVGGGGPDRFTDQVSEALLLVGENESTAADRGQALDASVQGFYSSRTGEVVLVSDSPTPTVDRVTLVHELVHALQDQRLSLGGRTETSDARRAQLGVVEGEANYLQSQYAERCGADWSCIERPPRQGSGGGSDPDFNVGLFLTIYAPYAVGPEFVETVRDRGGWRAVDALYRDFPTSTEQVIHPETYPGESPETVTVADRSSADWERYDRTPDGDTAGEVAIYAMLWANGAINVQGPAVYEYDHRFSAGWAGDRVVPYRNGDRDGYVWATRWDTDDDAREFERAYRAILSSRASERRGSDTYVLPESDPFGDAFRVTRDGRGVRIVNGPTVGSLARIGGEA; from the coding sequence GTGAACCGGCGCACGACCGGCGCCATCCTCCTGCTCGCGCTCGTCGCGCTGGCGGGCTGTAACGCCCCTATCGACGACGCCGGCCGCCCCGACCCGCTCTTCGACCGGATCGGCTGGGAGGACGGCCACTGGCACGACGATCCGGTGTCGGTCACCACCGAGGACGGCCTGAACCAGAGCGAGCGCGAGGCCGTGACCGCGCGGGCGATGGCCCGGCTCGAGCACATCCGGGGCAAGGAGTTCCGGCGGTCGGTATCGGTCGCGGTCGTCTCGCGCGAGGAGTACCGCGAACGTTACGGTGGCAGTGTGGGCGGTGGCGGTCCGGATCGCTTCACCGATCAGGTCTCCGAGGCGCTCCTTTTGGTCGGCGAGAACGAGTCGACCGCCGCCGACAGAGGTCAGGCCCTCGACGCCTCCGTCCAGGGATTCTATTCGTCGCGAACCGGCGAGGTCGTCCTCGTCAGCGACTCGCCCACGCCGACCGTCGACCGGGTGACGCTGGTCCACGAACTCGTCCACGCGCTCCAGGACCAGCGGCTCTCGCTCGGGGGTCGGACGGAAACGTCGGACGCCCGCCGCGCGCAACTGGGCGTCGTCGAGGGCGAGGCCAACTACCTCCAGTCGCAGTACGCCGAACGCTGCGGGGCCGACTGGTCCTGTATCGAACGGCCGCCTCGCCAGGGGAGCGGCGGCGGGAGCGACCCCGACTTCAACGTCGGCCTGTTCCTGACCATCTACGCGCCCTACGCCGTCGGGCCGGAGTTCGTCGAGACGGTCCGCGACCGCGGCGGCTGGCGGGCGGTCGACGCCCTCTACCGCGACTTTCCGACGAGCACCGAGCAGGTGATCCACCCCGAAACGTATCCCGGTGAGTCGCCCGAGACGGTGACCGTCGCCGACCGGTCGAGCGCCGACTGGGAGCGCTACGATCGGACCCCCGACGGCGACACGGCCGGCGAGGTTGCCATCTACGCGATGCTGTGGGCCAACGGGGCGATAAACGTGCAGGGGCCGGCGGTCTACGAGTACGACCACCGGTTCTCGGCGGGGTGGGCCGGCGACCGCGTCGTCCCCTACAGGAACGGCGACCGGGACGGCTACGTCTGGGCGACCCGGTGGGACACGGACGACGACGCCCGCGAGTTCGAGCGGGCCTACCGGGCGATCCTCTCCTCGCGGGCGAGCGAGCGACGGGGTTCGGACACCTACGTCCTCCCCGAGTCGGACCCGTTCGGCGACGCCTTCCGGGTGACCCGCGACGGCCGGGGCGTCCGGATCGTCAACGGGCCGACGGTCGGGTCGCTCGCCCGGATCGGCGGCGAAGCGTAG
- a CDS encoding nicotinate phosphoribosyltransferase — translation MTAFDVVSPEAIAEGRATDAYFDRTVESLSHAGRNPHVVAEVTADQFPTGEFEVLAGLKDAAHLLEGLDVDVAALPEGQLFDGGPVCRIEGRYLDFAVYETALLGFLSHASAVATKALEAKLAAPDSQVLSFGTRHVHPSIAAMVERSALIGGMDGISNVAGGEVIGREAGGTMPHAMMIAFGRGEQAEAWRAFDEAVAPDVPRIALCDTYEDEVQESIRAAETIPDLDGVRIDTTGSRRGDFRHILREVRWELDARGHADVDIFASGGLGPAAIRDLRDVADGFGVGSYVSNADPVDFALDIVEVEGEPAAKRGKLSGTKEVYRTADGGHHVGLADREGPADGEALMEPLIEDGEIVRSFDIDAAATRAREDAALVGFGEE, via the coding sequence ATGACCGCGTTCGACGTCGTTTCGCCCGAGGCCATCGCCGAGGGGCGCGCGACGGACGCTTACTTCGACCGGACCGTCGAGTCGCTCTCCCACGCCGGCCGCAACCCCCACGTCGTCGCCGAGGTGACGGCCGACCAGTTCCCGACCGGCGAGTTCGAGGTCCTCGCGGGGCTGAAAGACGCCGCCCACCTCCTCGAAGGGCTGGACGTCGACGTCGCCGCCCTCCCGGAAGGCCAGCTGTTCGACGGGGGTCCCGTCTGCCGGATCGAGGGGCGCTATCTCGACTTCGCCGTCTACGAGACGGCCCTCCTCGGATTCCTCTCGCACGCCTCGGCGGTCGCGACGAAGGCGCTGGAGGCCAAGCTGGCGGCCCCCGACTCGCAGGTACTCAGCTTCGGCACCCGACACGTCCACCCCTCGATCGCCGCGATGGTCGAGCGCAGCGCCCTGATCGGCGGGATGGACGGCATCTCGAACGTCGCCGGCGGCGAGGTGATCGGCCGAGAAGCGGGCGGGACGATGCCACACGCAATGATGATCGCCTTCGGCAGAGGCGAGCAGGCCGAAGCCTGGCGGGCCTTCGACGAGGCGGTCGCGCCCGACGTCCCCCGGATCGCGCTCTGTGACACCTACGAGGACGAGGTCCAGGAGAGCATCCGCGCGGCCGAGACGATTCCGGACCTCGACGGCGTGCGGATCGACACCACCGGTTCGCGGCGGGGCGACTTCCGCCACATCCTCAGGGAGGTCCGCTGGGAGCTGGACGCCCGGGGCCACGCGGACGTCGACATCTTCGCCAGCGGCGGGCTCGGGCCGGCGGCCATCCGGGACCTGCGGGACGTGGCCGACGGCTTCGGCGTCGGCAGCTACGTCAGCAACGCCGATCCGGTGGACTTCGCGCTCGACATCGTCGAGGTCGAGGGCGAACCGGCCGCCAAGCGCGGCAAACTCTCCGGTACCAAGGAGGTCTACCGGACCGCGGACGGCGGCCACCACGTCGGCCTCGCCGACCGCGAGGGGCCGGCCGATGGCGAGGCCCTCATGGAACCGCTCATCGAGGACGGCGAGATCGTGCGGTCGTTCGACATAGACGCGGCGGCGACACGCGCCCGCGAGGACGCGGCGCTCGTTGGATTCGGCGAAGAGTAG
- a CDS encoding TIGR00296 family protein encodes MSKAAVDLSQTDGVRAVELVRNAVESFVENGQREQLGSMREAFYNRTGAFVRLENTHGRGRLRGCAGSYEWDDHLGEALVDAAIDAASESSCGSAVDAAELSSLCVSVCIVGNVVLTDDPLADLQLGRHGVAVERGSESGWLYPTVPMENGWSEAEYLDRACRTSGLGATAWEDEDTLVSLFEGRVFREREPEGSIQELQF; translated from the coding sequence ATGTCAAAGGCAGCGGTCGATCTCTCCCAGACGGACGGCGTGCGCGCGGTGGAACTGGTCCGAAACGCCGTCGAGTCCTTCGTCGAGAACGGCCAGCGCGAACAACTCGGGAGCATGCGGGAGGCCTTCTACAACCGGACCGGCGCGTTCGTCCGGCTCGAGAACACCCACGGCCGAGGCCGCCTGCGCGGTTGCGCCGGCAGCTACGAGTGGGACGACCACCTCGGCGAGGCGCTCGTCGACGCGGCCATCGACGCCGCGAGCGAGAGCTCCTGCGGGTCGGCCGTCGACGCCGCCGAACTCTCCTCGCTCTGTGTCTCCGTCTGCATCGTCGGCAACGTCGTCCTCACCGACGACCCGCTCGCGGACCTCCAACTCGGCCGCCACGGCGTCGCCGTCGAACGCGGCTCCGAGAGCGGCTGGCTCTACCCGACGGTCCCCATGGAGAACGGTTGGAGCGAGGCCGAGTACCTCGACCGCGCCTGCCGCACGAGCGGCCTCGGGGCGACCGCCTGGGAGGACGAGGACACCCTCGTCTCGCTGTTCGAGGGCCGCGTCTTCCGCGAGCGCGAGCCGGAAGGCTCGATCCAGGAACTGCAGTTCTGA
- a CDS encoding matrixin: MERRVVALLTVFAAVVLAGCTLPSDVLGSDVEPWDETEFVVAVDTDAQDDHGAFVADTREAVAFWERTAEEHLGHPVHFRVEPNASDPDVVVSVVADVEDCGTEEHVAGCAPLADDLRRQEKPVDVRVKRGFDRESIRQVLTHEFGHILGQGHDDPPASAMAAESQLATEPRPDATERPVPWADPELTVFLDDRNVSAADREQVRDQVGHALDYYERGADGMVPENVTLRLVDDRESADVLVSFPDPLPCDGVEESSASCRQLTGVDPDRDGVSERYTRADVYLSDIDPDAVGWHVGRWLGDALGADETSDLAPPFRDASYEERRSEWWR, translated from the coding sequence ATGGAGCGTCGCGTGGTCGCCCTGCTGACCGTGTTCGCCGCCGTCGTCCTCGCCGGCTGTACGCTACCGAGCGACGTGCTCGGTTCGGACGTCGAGCCGTGGGACGAGACGGAGTTCGTCGTCGCCGTCGACACCGACGCGCAGGACGATCACGGCGCGTTCGTCGCCGACACGCGCGAGGCGGTCGCGTTCTGGGAGCGAACCGCCGAGGAACACCTCGGTCACCCCGTGCACTTCCGCGTCGAACCGAACGCCAGCGATCCGGACGTGGTCGTCAGCGTCGTCGCCGACGTCGAGGACTGCGGGACGGAGGAACACGTCGCCGGGTGTGCGCCGCTGGCCGACGACCTCCGCCGGCAGGAGAAACCCGTCGACGTGCGGGTCAAGCGCGGCTTCGACCGCGAGTCGATACGGCAGGTCCTCACCCACGAGTTCGGCCACATCCTCGGCCAGGGCCACGACGACCCGCCGGCGTCGGCCATGGCCGCGGAGAGCCAGCTGGCCACCGAACCCCGGCCCGACGCGACCGAGCGGCCGGTCCCCTGGGCCGATCCGGAGCTGACCGTCTTCCTCGACGACCGCAACGTCTCGGCCGCCGACCGCGAGCAGGTGCGCGACCAGGTGGGCCACGCCCTCGACTACTACGAGCGCGGCGCCGACGGAATGGTGCCCGAAAACGTCACCCTCCGGCTGGTCGACGACCGCGAGTCGGCCGACGTCCTGGTCTCCTTCCCGGATCCGCTCCCCTGCGACGGGGTCGAGGAGTCCAGCGCCTCCTGCCGGCAACTGACGGGGGTCGACCCGGACCGCGACGGCGTGAGCGAACGGTACACCCGCGCGGACGTCTACCTCTCCGACATCGACCCCGACGCGGTCGGCTGGCACGTCGGCCGCTGGCTGGGCGACGCGCTCGGGGCCGACGAGACGTCCGACCTCGCGCCGCCGTTCCGCGACGCCTCCTACGAAGAGCGCCGGAGCGAGTGGTGGCGCTAA
- a CDS encoding sensor histidine kinase → MVAEAVLKGALFVSGLGAVLGVYGLWLWGRSQRTKVSLAATARAAWDDCAPESARLLVEIDDDLAVSADPEKLEGLFEAMFENSIEYAGRDVTVRLSRTADGFAVDDDGPGVPAGERERIFDPGYSTRADRAGMGLVLVRTLCQAYGWDVAVTDGEEGARFVVSNVRFYSSWEGGTDAAGEPAGGASA, encoded by the coding sequence ATGGTCGCGGAGGCGGTCCTGAAGGGGGCGCTGTTCGTCAGCGGGCTGGGAGCCGTGCTCGGCGTCTACGGGCTCTGGCTGTGGGGCCGGTCCCAGCGGACGAAGGTGTCGCTGGCGGCGACCGCGAGAGCGGCGTGGGACGACTGCGCCCCCGAATCCGCTCGACTGCTCGTCGAGATCGACGACGACCTGGCGGTGTCGGCGGACCCGGAGAAACTCGAGGGCCTGTTCGAGGCGATGTTCGAAAACTCGATCGAGTACGCCGGGCGGGACGTCACGGTTCGACTCTCCCGGACGGCGGACGGCTTCGCCGTGGACGACGACGGGCCGGGCGTCCCCGCGGGCGAACGCGAGCGGATCTTCGACCCCGGTTACAGCACCCGGGCCGACCGCGCGGGGATGGGGCTGGTCCTGGTCCGGACGCTCTGTCAGGCCTACGGCTGGGACGTCGCGGTGACCGACGGCGAGGAGGGTGCCCGCTTCGTCGTCTCGAACGTGCGCTTTTACTCTTCCTGGGAGGGCGGGACCGACGCCGCCGGCGAGCCTGCAGGCGGGGCGAGCGCCTGA
- a CDS encoding aminopeptidase, with translation MDPRVDDHAETLVDWSARIEAGDDVVLRVAEGAHDLAVAVAEKLGARGANLVSVYGSDEISRAYLQGHDGEFDEDPEHELALYERADSVLSLGGGRNTTALADVPSDRRQSAARAHEGIREARLATDWVSTVHPTRSLAQQAGMAYEEYQDFVYDAVLRDWEALAEEMAQLKDLLDSGTEVRIVGDGTDLSMSIANRIAVNSAASVAYDSHNLPSGEVFTAPVADSVEGSVTFDVPMTVSDRRVRDVELTFEDGEVVDFTAAQGEAAIAETLETDAGARQLGELGIGMNRGIDQPTDRILFDEKMGGTVHLALGRAYASNFPEGYEDERNESAVHVDLIRWMDEGSRLEVDGEVVQEDGLFAWE, from the coding sequence ATGGACCCACGCGTCGACGACCACGCCGAGACGCTGGTGGACTGGAGCGCACGCATCGAGGCCGGCGACGACGTCGTCCTCCGCGTGGCGGAGGGGGCACACGACCTGGCCGTCGCCGTCGCCGAGAAACTGGGCGCACGCGGCGCGAACCTCGTCTCCGTCTACGGTTCCGACGAGATCTCGCGGGCGTACCTCCAGGGCCACGACGGCGAGTTCGACGAGGACCCCGAGCACGAACTGGCCCTCTACGAGCGCGCGGATAGCGTCCTCTCGCTGGGCGGCGGGCGCAACACGACAGCGCTCGCGGACGTGCCCAGTGACCGTCGACAATCAGCCGCCCGTGCCCACGAGGGAATCCGGGAAGCCCGCCTCGCGACCGACTGGGTGTCCACCGTCCACCCCACCCGGTCGCTCGCCCAGCAGGCCGGAATGGCCTACGAGGAGTACCAGGACTTCGTCTACGACGCCGTCCTCCGGGACTGGGAGGCGCTGGCCGAGGAGATGGCGCAGTTGAAAGACCTGCTCGATTCCGGTACGGAGGTCCGGATCGTCGGCGACGGCACCGACCTGTCGATGTCCATCGCAAACCGCATCGCCGTCAACAGCGCCGCTTCGGTGGCCTACGACTCGCACAATCTCCCCAGCGGCGAGGTGTTCACCGCCCCTGTAGCCGATTCCGTCGAGGGCTCCGTGACCTTCGACGTGCCGATGACCGTCTCGGACCGGCGGGTCCGGGACGTCGAGTTGACCTTCGAGGACGGCGAGGTCGTCGACTTCACAGCCGCGCAGGGCGAGGCCGCCATCGCGGAGACCCTGGAGACCGACGCGGGGGCCCGGCAGCTGGGCGAACTCGGGATCGGGATGAACCGCGGGATCGACCAGCCAACCGATCGGATCCTCTTCGACGAGAAGATGGGCGGGACGGTCCACCTGGCGCTCGGGCGGGCCTACGCGTCGAACTTCCCGGAGGGGTACGAGGACGAGCGCAACGAGTCGGCGGTGCACGTGGACCTGATTCGGTGGATGGACGAGGGGTCGCGGCTGGAGGTGGACGGCGAGGTGGTGCAGGAGGATGGGTTGTTTGCGTGGGAGTAG
- a CDS encoding class I SAM-dependent methyltransferase: MDRRQVRESWEALSKRYAQTRPTDGNDVALLVELVELLPDDARVLDVGCGDGRRTLANLDGTERVGLDFARSGLDLAARAVPDARLVQGDMTRLPLREETVDAVTAYHAVFHVPQTDHPEVYREFARVLRPGGFVLTTVGGARYETVRRGWLGGDERMFFSTPGRDRTREQLQAAGFEIRWERQVDDPLGSSALFFLAELPA, translated from the coding sequence ATGGACCGCAGGCAGGTCAGGGAGTCCTGGGAGGCACTCTCGAAGAGGTACGCGCAGACGCGACCGACCGACGGCAACGACGTGGCGCTGCTGGTGGAACTCGTCGAACTGCTCCCCGACGACGCGCGGGTGCTGGACGTGGGCTGTGGCGACGGCCGGCGGACGCTGGCGAATCTCGACGGCACCGAGCGCGTCGGCCTGGATTTCGCACGGTCGGGCCTCGATCTGGCCGCGCGTGCGGTGCCAGACGCCCGGCTCGTCCAGGGCGATATGACCCGGCTCCCGCTCCGGGAGGAGACCGTCGACGCGGTCACCGCCTACCACGCCGTCTTCCACGTCCCACAGACTGACCACCCAGAGGTATACCGGGAGTTCGCGCGAGTCCTCCGCCCCGGTGGGTTCGTCCTCACGACCGTCGGTGGTGCGCGCTACGAGACGGTTCGCCGCGGCTGGCTCGGCGGCGACGAGCGGATGTTCTTCAGCACGCCCGGCCGGGACCGCACCCGCGAGCAACTGCAGGCGGCCGGGTTCGAGATCCGCTGGGAGCGCCAGGTCGACGACCCACTCGGCAGTTCCGCGCTCTTTTTCCTCGCAGAACTGCCGGCGTGA
- a CDS encoding DUF7576 family protein, translated as MQLPTPYHLGGRYYVEAVSVGRDTESETVRDCPSCGGHVFDDEWHLVATVLDRAGDARQRHVYCGDDCFRGWLRLFVAG; from the coding sequence ATGCAGTTGCCAACCCCCTACCACCTCGGCGGCCGCTACTACGTCGAGGCCGTCTCCGTCGGCCGGGATACCGAGAGCGAGACCGTGCGCGACTGTCCCAGCTGTGGCGGGCACGTCTTCGACGACGAGTGGCATCTCGTGGCGACGGTCCTCGACCGGGCCGGCGACGCGAGACAGCGCCACGTCTACTGTGGCGACGACTGTTTCCGCGGCTGGCTCCGCCTGTTCGTCGCAGGCTGA
- a CDS encoding beta-class carbonic anhydrase, which translates to MATPDHEYKHDYDRVHEAVDERVQRREDWARRRREGIPTDENLLVIACMDERIPVEDALGLSLGDAQIYRNAGGKVTDDVIRSAALTTNFFDTDEIIVINHTDCGMMSASDEAVVSGLQTQAGDLGGVDLDPSLPELTIGGAGIEEWVKMTDDIDEACAAQVEHLRSHPLIPDDVTITGYVYEVESGELRRPGERVAAGVNTRVE; encoded by the coding sequence ATGGCCACCCCAGACCACGAGTACAAACACGACTACGACCGCGTCCACGAGGCCGTCGACGAGCGGGTCCAGCGACGCGAGGACTGGGCCAGGCGGCGCCGCGAGGGGATCCCGACCGACGAGAACCTGCTGGTGATCGCCTGCATGGACGAGCGCATCCCCGTCGAGGACGCCCTGGGACTCAGCCTGGGCGACGCCCAGATCTACCGCAACGCGGGCGGGAAGGTGACCGACGACGTGATCCGATCGGCGGCGCTGACGACCAACTTCTTCGACACCGATGAGATCATCGTGATCAACCACACCGACTGTGGGATGATGAGCGCGAGCGACGAGGCCGTCGTCTCCGGCCTCCAGACCCAGGCGGGCGACCTCGGCGGCGTCGACCTCGATCCGTCCCTGCCCGAGTTGACCATCGGCGGCGCCGGGATCGAGGAGTGGGTGAAGATGACCGACGATATCGACGAGGCCTGCGCGGCGCAGGTGGAGCACCTCCGGAGCCATCCCCTGATTCCCGACGACGTGACGATCACGGGCTACGTCTACGAGGTCGAAAGCGGCGAGTTGCGCCGCCCCGGCGAGCGCGTCGCGGCGGGGGTCAACACCCGGGTGGAGTAG
- a CDS encoding valine--tRNA ligase yields the protein MSELPDNYEPDQVEPKWREQWQEMDVYEYAGDADTDYVVDTPPPYPTGNLHIGNALGWCYMDFAARYHRLVGDDVLFPQGWDCHGLPTEVKVEENEGIHRTEVPRDEFRQMCIEHTEDQIDAMKETMGTLGFSQDWNHEYRTMDPEYWGTTQRSFVEMADDDLVYRDEHPVNWCPRCETAIADAEVETEEGVDGTLYYVTFEGADEDTEDIEIATTRPELLAACVSMAVHPDDERYADRLGDRFEVPLFGHEVELIADEESDPDFGTGAVMICTFGDKQDVTWWAEHDLDLRMVFTEDGHLNDEADEYSGLGIDEAKEAIADDLDDEGYLTDTEPTEQAVGQCWRCDTPIEILSKEQWFVEVDQDAILETAREVDWIPEHMYDRLEDWTEGMEWDWVISRQRVFATPIPAWFCEGEDCDHIHVATADELPANPTEEGPDISECPECGGTEWTGETDVMDTWMDSSITPLYVRGWPEEEFEPTSLREQGHDIIRTWAFYTLLRTDAIADEKPWDEALINGMVFGEDGNKMSKSRGNFVQPEEAVEEYSADAFRQAMALGGQPGSDIQFQWKEVKSASKFGTKIWNITKFAEGHLSEDDLDRPDPAYRDADKWILSRTSEVAESVAEHMDAYRFDAALRELREFVWHDLADDYLELIKGRLYEGRPGEANAAKQALATALSASLRMVSPFAPFLTEEAYQGLPHTEGSVHAADWPDVDMRDEDAEIAGELIADVAATVRSWKSDAGMALNAELGKIEVYPEETPERAVDTYDLSEAVNAPVHVREGVPAVELVPVEVDPDHATIGPEFRDQAGQVVAALEDADPEDVKQQKQLDGEIEVDLGGEVAVVPGDAVEIREEHRAESGEEVEVIESDLATILVYP from the coding sequence ATGAGTGAGCTACCGGACAACTACGAACCCGACCAGGTCGAGCCGAAGTGGCGCGAGCAGTGGCAGGAGATGGACGTGTACGAGTACGCCGGCGACGCAGATACGGACTACGTCGTCGACACCCCGCCGCCGTACCCGACGGGCAACCTCCACATCGGCAACGCGCTGGGCTGGTGTTACATGGACTTCGCCGCCCGCTATCACCGGCTCGTGGGCGACGACGTGCTCTTCCCGCAGGGCTGGGACTGCCACGGCCTCCCGACGGAAGTGAAGGTCGAGGAGAACGAGGGGATCCACCGGACGGAGGTCCCCCGCGACGAGTTCCGGCAGATGTGCATCGAGCACACCGAGGACCAGATCGACGCGATGAAGGAGACGATGGGGACGCTCGGGTTCTCCCAGGACTGGAACCACGAGTACCGGACCATGGACCCCGAGTACTGGGGCACGACCCAGCGCTCCTTCGTCGAGATGGCCGACGACGACCTCGTCTACCGCGACGAGCACCCCGTCAACTGGTGTCCCCGCTGTGAGACCGCCATCGCAGACGCCGAGGTCGAGACCGAGGAGGGCGTCGACGGGACCCTCTACTACGTCACCTTCGAGGGCGCCGACGAGGACACCGAGGACATCGAGATCGCGACGACCCGCCCCGAGTTGCTGGCGGCCTGCGTCTCGATGGCGGTCCACCCCGACGACGAGCGCTACGCGGACCGCCTCGGCGACCGCTTCGAGGTCCCACTCTTTGGTCACGAGGTCGAACTCATCGCCGACGAGGAGTCCGATCCCGACTTCGGGACCGGCGCGGTGATGATCTGTACCTTCGGGGACAAACAGGACGTCACCTGGTGGGCCGAACACGACCTCGACCTGCGGATGGTCTTCACCGAGGACGGCCACCTGAACGACGAGGCCGACGAGTATTCCGGACTCGGCATCGACGAGGCCAAGGAAGCCATCGCCGACGACCTCGACGACGAGGGCTACCTCACCGACACCGAACCGACCGAGCAGGCGGTCGGGCAGTGCTGGCGGTGTGACACGCCCATCGAGATCCTCTCGAAGGAGCAGTGGTTCGTCGAGGTCGACCAGGACGCCATCCTCGAGACCGCCCGGGAAGTCGACTGGATCCCCGAGCACATGTACGACCGCCTGGAGGACTGGACCGAGGGGATGGAGTGGGACTGGGTCATCTCCCGCCAGCGCGTGTTCGCCACGCCGATCCCCGCCTGGTTCTGCGAGGGCGAGGACTGCGACCACATCCACGTCGCCACGGCAGACGAACTGCCGGCGAATCCGACCGAGGAGGGGCCCGACATCTCGGAGTGCCCGGAGTGTGGGGGCACCGAGTGGACCGGCGAGACCGACGTGATGGACACCTGGATGGACTCCTCGATCACGCCGCTCTACGTCAGAGGGTGGCCCGAGGAGGAGTTCGAGCCGACTTCGCTCCGCGAGCAGGGCCACGACATCATCCGCACGTGGGCGTTCTACACGCTCCTCAGGACCGACGCCATCGCCGACGAGAAGCCGTGGGACGAGGCGCTCATCAACGGCATGGTGTTCGGCGAGGACGGCAACAAGATGTCCAAATCCCGGGGCAACTTCGTCCAGCCCGAGGAGGCCGTCGAGGAGTACTCCGCCGACGCCTTCCGCCAGGCGATGGCCCTCGGCGGCCAGCCCGGCTCCGACATCCAGTTCCAGTGGAAGGAGGTCAAGTCCGCCTCCAAGTTCGGCACGAAGATCTGGAACATCACGAAGTTCGCCGAAGGCCACCTGAGCGAGGACGACCTCGACCGACCGGACCCGGCCTACCGCGACGCCGACAAGTGGATCCTCTCGCGGACCTCCGAGGTCGCCGAATCGGTGGCCGAGCACATGGACGCGTACCGGTTCGACGCCGCGTTGCGCGAGCTCCGCGAGTTCGTCTGGCACGACCTCGCCGACGACTACCTCGAACTCATCAAGGGCCGGCTCTACGAGGGCCGCCCCGGTGAGGCCAACGCCGCGAAGCAGGCGCTCGCGACGGCGCTCTCGGCCTCGCTCCGGATGGTCTCGCCCTTCGCCCCTTTCCTGACCGAGGAGGCCTACCAGGGACTCCCCCACACCGAGGGGAGCGTCCACGCCGCCGACTGGCCCGACGTCGACATGCGCGACGAGGACGCCGAGATCGCCGGCGAACTCATCGCCGACGTGGCCGCCACAGTGAGAAGCTGGAAGTCCGACGCCGGCATGGCGCTGAACGCCGAACTCGGGAAGATCGAGGTCTACCCCGAGGAGACGCCCGAGCGCGCCGTCGACACCTACGACCTGAGCGAGGCGGTCAACGCCCCCGTCCACGTCCGCGAGGGTGTGCCCGCGGTCGAACTCGTCCCGGTCGAGGTCGACCCCGACCACGCGACCATCGGGCCGGAGTTCCGCGATCAGGCCGGCCAGGTCGTCGCAGCGCTGGAGGACGCCGACCCCGAGGACGTGAAGCAACAGAAACAGCTCGACGGTGAGATCGAGGTGGATCTGGGCGGAGAGGTCGCCGTGGTTCCGGGCGACGCCGTCGAGATCCGCGAGGAGCACCGGGCGGAATCCGGTGAGGAGGTCGAGGTCATCGAGAGCGACCTGGCGACGATCCTCGTCTACCCCTAA
- a CDS encoding decarboxylating 6-phosphogluconate dehydrogenase translates to MELGVIGLGRMGRIVVDRTLAAGHDVTAFDIDEEAVADAAEAGATPADSIPDLAQRLGEEKRIWLMVPAGDPIDAALEELAPHVDGDDVIVDGGNSNFHDSVRRAESTEAAFLDCGTSGGPAGAELGFSLMIGGPEWAYEELVPVFDAVATGPEGHDRMGPAGSGHYVKMVHNGVEYALMQAYGEGFELLADGRYDLDLEAVARTWNNGAVIRSWLLELCEEAFREEGSDLGTVADHVAGGSTGTWTVQEALEQEVPVPLIYQALSERFGSRATDEAPGRFSRRLANRLRYGFGRHEVARREE, encoded by the coding sequence ATGGAACTCGGCGTCATCGGACTCGGGCGGATGGGCCGCATCGTGGTCGACCGCACGCTTGCGGCCGGCCACGACGTGACGGCCTTCGACATCGACGAGGAAGCCGTCGCGGACGCGGCCGAGGCGGGCGCGACCCCCGCCGACTCGATCCCCGACCTCGCACAGCGACTCGGCGAGGAGAAACGGATCTGGCTGATGGTCCCGGCCGGCGACCCGATCGATGCCGCACTGGAGGAACTCGCGCCCCACGTCGACGGCGACGACGTCATCGTCGACGGCGGGAACTCGAACTTCCACGATTCGGTCCGCCGGGCCGAGTCCACCGAGGCGGCCTTCCTCGACTGTGGGACGTCGGGCGGCCCCGCGGGCGCGGAACTGGGTTTCTCCCTGATGATCGGCGGCCCCGAGTGGGCCTACGAGGAACTGGTGCCCGTCTTCGACGCCGTGGCGACCGGACCCGAGGGCCACGACCGCATGGGGCCCGCCGGCTCGGGCCATTACGTGAAGATGGTCCACAACGGCGTCGAGTACGCGCTGATGCAGGCTTACGGCGAGGGGTTCGAACTGCTGGCGGACGGCCGATACGACCTGGACCTCGAAGCCGTCGCGCGCACCTGGAACAACGGCGCAGTGATCCGCTCGTGGCTGCTGGAACTCTGCGAGGAGGCCTTCCGCGAGGAGGGCAGCGACCTCGGGACGGTCGCGGACCACGTCGCCGGCGGCTCGACGGGCACCTGGACCGTACAGGAGGCGCTCGAACAGGAGGTGCCGGTGCCGCTGATCTATCAGGCCCTCTCCGAGCGGTTCGGATCGCGCGCGACCGACGAAGCGCCGGGGCGGTTCTCCCGACGGCTCGCCAATCGACTGCGGTACGGGTTCGGCCGGCACGAGGTCGCGCGGCGGGAGGAGTAG